The Hydrogenobacter hydrogenophilus genome includes the window TAGTTCCGTAAGTAAAGCTATACTTGTCATTCTCAGAACTAAAAAATTTCTCAACTTTCTTTTTGGCATCAAAAAGTTCTTTTAACCTTGAAGGATAAACATCTTGCACATGCAGAAGTATTTCCTGTTTACTTGTTCCGGGAATGTCTTTCAAAAATAAAAAGTTTAGAGTAATAACGTCTTTCTCCTGAGTAATAAGGTCTAAAATTTCTTTTTCATCATCCATAAGGCTAGTATGTTCTTTTTTGCTCAGCATTATGTTTCGATGTTCTGAATTGAAAAGAATATCCAATGTTTCCTGTTTTATCTTTTCCCTGCCAAGAATAAATTCAGGTATAAGGTAATAGTCCAATACTTTACCTATTTTGAACTTGAGGTCTTCTTCTATTTTGTGATATCCAACTTCTATACATTTTTTACAATCGTAGCAAAGAGGAAAGTTTTTGTAAGCAATCTTCTCTTGAAAACCACCCGTTATATAGCCAGGTTTGTCTATCGTATAAAACTTGAAAGGTGATATATCTCCACTAACTTCCTTTTCTTGCAGACAAACGCAACATACACCTATCCCTTTACTATCTTTTCCTTCTTGACTTATAAGATCTCCTAAGGTTTTTCTAAAAGCTTTTATTTTTCCTATATACTTACCATCTATCTTTATAGTCAGTAGAATATTCTCTTTCGAGGAAAGCTTTAAATTTTTTATCTCGTTCAATATCTTATCTTTATCTAACTTCAATTTGGGAATTCCTTTAACATTTTCATAATACTTGAGAATTTTTTCAAGATTTCCTATAGATTTATCTATCTGGGATCTATTTAACAAAAGTGTAGGAGATAAGTTCGGAGGATTTTTACCCTTTGCCCTTTTATACATATATAAAAAACGCTTGTCTTTTGAAAATTCCTCTAAATCTACTTTTATAAAATTTCCGTCTTTGTCAAACTCCAGAATTAATACTTTTTCAGCTTTTACATAGTAGTAAAATCCATACAGCTCTCTTATATCTCTAATCAGCTCTCCTATATCTCTAAGAGCTTTCAACATTTTTTACTACCTCCACCATACCAAAGCCCTGTGGGTTTTTTGCCCCTAAGCCTGCTTCCAAGGCAAGTTTTAAAATCTCCTTGCTTCCCTTTATCCTGTAGTATCCTTCCCATGCCTCTATTAATGTTTTTCTATAAACTACCTTTTTCTTGTATTTCTGACATATCTTTACAGGTTCCACCTGTAGCTCCCCTCTATAGGATGTATTATAAATAATTTCATACTTCTTAAGCAGGTTATCTTTGATGATCTGATAGAATTTTTCGTCCCACGGATTGAGATATTGAAACCTTTTTTGTCCCAAAGGAGTTGTATATACAGTTATAGGTGATAGACACCTTACGATAATATCTTCTTGGTTGATTTCTGGCTTTATTACATCTACAGAATTCAAATACAGCTTGTTATTTACAAGGAAAAGTTCATCATTTTTTATAAGATTTTTCGCAGAAGAGGAAACTATATCTATCAGAGGCGATGCAAAATAAACGGTGATGTTGTTATCAAAAACTATAAAATCTCCTTCCTTTTTGATTATTTTACCTATTATTTTGGAAAAAGTGAATAGCTTAAACCTTCTTTTGTTATAAACAAACCCTATGTTGTGGAGAAAATTGGAAAGTATGGGATCCATGTTTTTATAGAAAAAGGCTTGTAGATAATGGTTATAACTTTTAGGAAGGCGTATATTATCTTCTGCAGAGAGGATTATTCTAAGTATCATATATGTTAAAATAAACCAAAATGAGTAAATTTGTGATAAAGTTTCTCCTCTCTACTGACAGATTGCCTACTTCCTTAGCTTGTGGGATCTTTAACTATCTTCCATTTATTTTGGTTTCTTGTTAGTTAAAAAGCCTTGAGGGTGAGCCAAGTA containing:
- a CDS encoding TIGR02556 family CRISPR-associated protein; the protein is MLKALRDIGELIRDIRELYGFYYYVKAEKVLILEFDKDGNFIKVDLEEFSKDKRFLYMYKRAKGKNPPNLSPTLLLNRSQIDKSIGNLEKILKYYENVKGIPKLKLDKDKILNEIKNLKLSSKENILLTIKIDGKYIGKIKAFRKTLGDLISQEGKDSKGIGVCCVCLQEKEVSGDISPFKFYTIDKPGYITGGFQEKIAYKNFPLCYDCKKCIEVGYHKIEEDLKFKIGKVLDYYLIPEFILGREKIKQETLDILFNSEHRNIMLSKKEHTSLMDDEKEILDLITQEKDVITLNFLFLKDIPGTSKQEILLHVQDVYPSRLKELFDAKKKVEKFFSSENDKYSFTYGTIHEFFSKSDPSKKKEDLRKYFLEIIDKTFRGVRIEERFIIPFLLQSIRRSILNGEDYRNTIKNAFAVFLFIKLSTKEVSMEEKQVNSLEEFLDSLPSLDTSLKKGLFVLGVLTESISQIQAKERGNKPFLKKLKDLKMDQIDVMELFSEIKYKLETYQKFYGYNKTLFVMASEYLAKASTPWKLSTQEINFYFALGTGMFYKIRQFIYNNKEEVSDGEQTGSEQASTDEEQA
- the cas6 gene encoding CRISPR-associated endoribonuclease Cas6; this translates as MILRIILSAEDNIRLPKSYNHYLQAFFYKNMDPILSNFLHNIGFVYNKRRFKLFTFSKIIGKIIKKEGDFIVFDNNITVYFASPLIDIVSSSAKNLIKNDELFLVNNKLYLNSVDVIKPEINQEDIIVRCLSPITVYTTPLGQKRFQYLNPWDEKFYQIIKDNLLKKYEIIYNTSYRGELQVEPVKICQKYKKKVVYRKTLIEAWEGYYRIKGSKEILKLALEAGLGAKNPQGFGMVEVVKNVESS